A genomic window from Melospiza melodia melodia isolate bMelMel2 unplaced genomic scaffold, bMelMel2.pri scaffold_51, whole genome shotgun sequence includes:
- the KRT80 gene encoding keratin, type II cytoskeletal 80, whose amino-acid sequence MTNPSSAFSSGSLCSGEAAARMSRGRAAGSPSPERRSPDGGTSDGPGSLGSDGPGSLGSGSPGSLRCSPFPGLGRLPPPVRLDIDTEFQAVRQQEKEDIKVLNNQFVTLIEKVQSLEQQNKILTTRWNFLKDQDNSHSDSDIKAIYEQYVSKMNQEMKALNFEQENLESELAKVLSTMDAFRSKYEDEIRLCSGMEFTFMELKKDLDVSTLHRTELEVKLKGLQELLELKKTIYEQELEELLTEIKDISVVLGIDSCSRPDLGRIVEDVRAQYEALALRSWEEAEALTRRKLTDSSSQPGSFGGHLLDSRREIADLNIRIQKLRSCIVSQKSQCLYLEEHIREAGEQGEGTLRDAKAKVAGLEEALQRSREHMAHLVREYQELMNIKLALDVEILTYRKLVEGEENSMEQPIPTIISAVHSRPRPLSASTLRNSRLFARGSGEPSGGGPGRDPDAAGAADTGTRPKLSAGAAGECS is encoded by the exons ATGACCAAccccagctctgccttctccagcggCTCGCTGTGCTCCGGGGAGGCGGCGGCGAGGATgagccggggccgggccgccGGGAGCCCGAGCCCGGAGCGCCGCAGCCCCGACGGCGGCACCAGCGACGGGCCCGGCTCGCTGGGCAGCGACGGGCCCGGCTCGCTGGgcagcggctccccgggcagcctgCGCTGCTCGCCCTTCCCCGGCCTGGGCCGGCTGCCGCCCCCCGTGCGCCTGGACATCGACACCGAGTTCCAGGCCGTGcggcagcaggagaaggaggacaTCAAAGTGCTCAACAACCAGTTCGTGACCCTCATCGAGAAG GTCCAGAGCTTGGAGCAGCAGAACAAGATCCTGACaaccaggtggaacttcctgaagGACCAGGACAATTCCCACTCTGACTCGGACATCAAGGCCATCTATGAGCAGTATGTGAGCAAAATGAACCAGGAGATGAAGGCGCTCAACTTCGAGCAGGAGAACCTGGAGTCAGAGCTGGCGAAGGTGCTGAGCACCATGGACGCCTTCCGGAGCAA GTACGAGGATGAAATTCGCCTCTGCAGCGGGATGGAATTCACCTTCATGGAGCTCAAAAag GATTTGGATGTGAGCACCTTGCACCGCACGGAGCTGGAGGTGAAGCTCaaagggctccaggagctgctggagctgaagAAAACCATCTATGAGCAG gagctggaggagctgctgacgGAAATCAAGGACATCTCCGTGGTGCTGGGGATCgacagctgctcccggccggACCTGGGCAGGATCGTGGAGGACGTCAGGGCCCAGTACGAGGCTCTGGCCCTGCGCAGCTGGGAGGAGGCCGAGGCACTCACCCGGAGGAAG CTCACcgacagcagctcccagcccggcTCCTTCGGGGGGCACCTCCTGGACAGCCGGAGGGAAATCGCAGATCTGAACATCCGCATCCAGAAACTGCGCTCCTGCATCGTGTCCCAGAAGAgccag TGCCTGTACCTGGAGGAGCACATCCGCGAGGCTGGCGAGCAGGGGGAGGGCACCCTGAGGGACGCCAAGGCCAAGGTGGCCGGGCTGGAGGAGGCCCTGCAGCGCAGCAGGGAGCACATGGCTCACCTGGTCCGCGAGTACCAGGAGCTCATGAACATCAAACTGGCCCTGGATGTGGAGATCCTCACCTACAGGAAGCTCGTGGAAGGGGAGGAGAACAG catGGAGCAGCCCATCCCCACCATCATCAGCGCCGTCCACTCCCGGCCCAGGCCTC TTTCTGCCAGCACCCTGCGGAACTCGCGGCTCTTTGCGCGGGGCTCGGGGGAGCCcagcgggggcggccccgggagGGACCCGGACGCTGCGGGGGCTGCGGACACCGGGACCCGGCCCAAGCTCAGTGCCGGGGCCGCCGGGGAGTGCTCCTAG